A window of Cohnella herbarum contains these coding sequences:
- a CDS encoding sensor histidine kinase, which translates to MKIRSKIIASTALVVSVTLMLSGFFIYDYAKNIIREQSIKDSRTKLAQISFQLKKVQEQVTKTAEYIVSDEEIGSLVYAPPSPSLEENYFRKQAVQEKLKRFAALNHYVQNIIIVRPDQETFSNNSGYEDYFAEYLKQHWFVDRIEDRSGFSAPHQFFYIGSNRQVFSYILKYRPIGDNVSPYSYLVLDVAYSEIDNAFLQSAGDFEQIRLTTGSGKLLYESHSGLSSDDHAFMNTVSLSERNFREDAKRIALTDSSMNQGWNQVALLSKDRLFEKINRVFYFYILIILSAIGLSLVVMLPIILSLTKPLSRLTQAMKRVAVGDLNTSVSIHSGDELEILGTGFNRMVHDLKSHIESSIRDQDMRRKMQIDLLMAQINPHFLYNTLNTVIYLCHAGRNVQAAEMTQALIAILQDTIKTGDGAEFATLKEERRIVDKYAIIQQTRYPDRFCIEWQADEQLWDSQVPRMLLQPLVENAIMHGLFPSDREDGRITIRAYEAHNQIVLEVEDNGVGIVENSDPGIPDLSLSVPERTRGIGLGNIRERIQFHYGSSFGVEIDRPDGQGTLIRIRLPLKSID; encoded by the coding sequence ATGAAAATCAGATCGAAAATCATCGCCAGCACGGCGCTCGTCGTATCCGTCACTTTAATGCTTAGCGGATTTTTTATTTACGATTACGCCAAGAACATCATCCGGGAGCAATCGATCAAGGACAGCCGGACGAAGCTGGCGCAAATCTCCTTCCAGCTCAAGAAAGTTCAGGAGCAGGTAACGAAAACGGCGGAATACATCGTATCGGACGAGGAAATCGGTTCGCTCGTCTACGCGCCTCCAAGCCCTTCGTTGGAGGAGAATTATTTTCGCAAGCAAGCCGTACAGGAGAAGCTCAAACGGTTCGCCGCTTTGAACCATTACGTCCAGAACATTATTATCGTAAGGCCGGACCAAGAAACCTTCTCCAACAATAGCGGCTACGAGGATTATTTCGCCGAATACTTGAAGCAGCATTGGTTCGTGGATCGGATCGAAGATCGCAGCGGCTTCTCTGCGCCTCATCAATTTTTCTATATCGGAAGCAACCGCCAAGTATTCAGTTATATTCTAAAATACCGCCCGATCGGGGATAACGTTTCTCCTTACAGCTATTTGGTATTGGATGTCGCCTACTCGGAAATCGACAATGCGTTCCTGCAAAGCGCCGGCGACTTCGAACAAATCAGACTGACCACGGGATCGGGCAAATTGTTATACGAAAGCCATTCCGGTCTCTCCTCGGATGACCATGCATTTATGAATACCGTGTCCTTGTCGGAAAGGAACTTCAGGGAGGATGCTAAAAGGATCGCGTTAACCGACTCTTCCATGAATCAAGGCTGGAATCAAGTCGCGTTATTGTCGAAAGACAGGCTGTTCGAGAAAATCAATCGCGTTTTCTATTTTTACATTCTGATCATCCTATCCGCCATCGGACTTAGCTTGGTCGTTATGCTGCCGATCATTCTAAGCTTAACGAAGCCGCTTTCCCGGTTGACCCAAGCGATGAAACGGGTGGCCGTAGGGGATTTGAACACGAGCGTATCCATTCATAGCGGAGACGAGTTGGAAATCCTCGGGACAGGCTTTAACCGAATGGTTCACGACTTGAAATCTCATATCGAATCCTCTATTCGAGACCAAGACATGAGACGCAAAATGCAAATCGACCTGTTGATGGCGCAAATCAATCCCCATTTTCTGTACAACACGCTGAATACGGTTATTTACTTGTGCCATGCGGGTCGGAACGTTCAAGCCGCCGAGATGACCCAAGCTTTAATCGCTATTCTTCAGGATACGATCAAAACCGGGGACGGGGCCGAATTCGCGACGCTTAAGGAAGAACGCCGAATCGTGGATAAATACGCGATCATCCAACAAACCCGCTATCCGGATCGCTTTTGCATAGAGTGGCAAGCGGATGAACAGTTATGGGATTCCCAAGTTCCGCGGATGCTTCTTCAGCCTCTTGTCGAAAACGCCATTATGCACGGGTTATTTCCTTCCGATCGTGAAGACGGACGAATTACGATCAGAGCTTATGAAGCTCATAACCAAATCGTATTGGAAGTCGAAGACAATGGAGTCGGCATAGTTGAAAATAGCGATCCGGGAATACCCGACTTATCGCTTTCCGTTCCCGAAAGAACCCGCGGTATCGGACTAGGCAATATCCGGGAACGTATTCAATTCCACTACGGCTCGTCATTCGGCGTCGAAATCGACCGCCCTGATGGACAAGGTACGCTCATTCGGATAAGGCTGCCGTTAAAATCGATCGATTAA